TTCTACGACCGGGAGTTCGCCGGTCGCACCCACGACGTCCCGTTCTTCCTGGACCAGGCCGTCCGGGCCGACGGCCCGGTGCTGGAGGTGGCCTGCGGCACCGGGCGGATCACCCTGCCGATCGCCCGGGCCGGCGTCGACGTCACCGGCCTGGACGTGATGCCCTCGATGCTCGCGCTCGCCCGCCGCCGCTCCGCCGCCGAGGGCCTGCCGGTCGAGTGGCTCGAACAGGACTGCCGCGACATCCGCACCGACCGCCGCTTCGCGTTGGTCTTCTCCGCGACCAACGCCATGCAGCACCTGCACGACCTGGACTCGGTGCTCGCCTTCCTCGGCTCCGCCCGCGAGGCGCTGCTCCCCGGCGGCACGCTGCTCCTGGACGTGTTCAACCCCGCCCCGGCCAAGCTCACCCGGCTCCCCGACACCCCCTACCACCACAAGTCGGTCACCGACCTGGACGGCACCGAGCTGGAGGTGCGCGCCGCCACCGGCTACGACGCCGCCACCCAGGTGCTGCACTTCACCCTCGACTACCTGCGCGGCGAGGAGCGGGTGCGCACCAAGAAGGTCAGCATGCGCTGCTTCTTCCCGGAGGAACTGCTCGCCCTGTGCCGCCTGGCCGGCCTCGACGTCGTGCAC
The window above is part of the Kitasatospora sp. NA04385 genome. Proteins encoded here:
- a CDS encoding bifunctional 2-polyprenyl-6-hydroxyphenol methylase/3-demethylubiquinol 3-O-methyltransferase UbiG, with translation MKPLQDLAVYDDADFYDREFAGRTHDVPFFLDQAVRADGPVLEVACGTGRITLPIARAGVDVTGLDVMPSMLALARRRSAAEGLPVEWLEQDCRDIRTDRRFALVFSATNAMQHLHDLDSVLAFLGSAREALLPGGTLLLDVFNPAPAKLTRLPDTPYHHKSVTDLDGTELEVRAATGYDAATQVLHFTLDYLRGEERVRTKKVSMRCFFPEELLALCRLAGLDVVHRYGDYDSSPFTGASPKQLLFCRAAGSGG